A stretch of Lathyrus oleraceus cultivar Zhongwan6 chromosome 6, CAAS_Psat_ZW6_1.0, whole genome shotgun sequence DNA encodes these proteins:
- the LOC127096247 gene encoding uncharacterized protein LOC127096247 encodes MTTSVRHTFTLKYKEPKLDNLKGLISDLSLSRRDEFGKNYGKILSLLNKKVDYGIISSLAQYYDSPLRCFTFADFQLAPTLEEVERIVGLKLKDFNPFPKLEEDMGPKKIASALSINVPTVRDNWAEKGGCKGFAAMFLEDLALKFKKSGNWNAFYAVVALLIHGIVLFPNVEKFVDQVAIEVFLSGNPVPFLLADIYYALHSRHEKRGGMLLCCAPLLYTWFMQHMPEEGPFVAKELKSPQKVASLTGCINYNPMLSQLQHGYSMDGPPDAKDLQPFVLSDIQASNPDVRAVRKAWLKVVRMGKECGKRNILAKEPYTQWVKERVEKIQLPYILKAPALPKTPEPEPILPEDMEKLVTKVKELEVENAELRI; translated from the exons atgacaactTCAGTGAGACACACTTTCACGCTTAAGTACAAGGAACCCAAGTTGGACAATCTGAAGGGTTTGATCTCTGATTTGTCTCTCAGCAGACGTGATGAGTTCGGAAAAAACTATGGGAAGATTTTGAGCCTTCTAAATAAGAAAGTTGACTATGGAATTATCAGCTCTCTGGCACAATATTATGATTCCCCTCTGCGTTGTTTCACATTCGCTGATTTCCAGCTAGCTCCAACTTTGGAAGAAGTTGAGAGGATCGTGGGACTCAAGTTGAAAGATTTTAATCCGTTTCCAAAGCTCGAAGAAGATATGGGCCCAAAGAAGATAGCTTCGGCCCTAAGCATCAATGTCCCGACTGTTCGAGACAATTGGGCTGAAAAAGGGGGTTGCAAAGGTTTTGCCGCGATGTTTTTGGAGGATTTAGCTCTAAAGTTCAAGAAAAGTGGAAATTGGAATGCATTCTATGCTGTGGTGGCTTTATTGATCCATGGGATTGTGTTATTCccaaatgttgaaaaatttgtggatcAAGTGGCCATAGAAGTTTTTCTCTCTGGCAATCCAGTACCATTTCTCTTAGCTGATATTTACTATGCCCTTCACTCTCGACATGAAAAGAGGGGTGGAATGTTATTGTGTTGTGCTCCTTTGCTTTACACTTGGTTCATGCAACACATGCctgaagaaggtccttttgtgGCAAAAGAACTTAAGTCTCCTCAGAAAGTAGCTTCTCTCACC ggttgcatcaactataaccctaTGTTATCTCAATTACAACACGGTTACTCCATGGATGGTCCTCCTGACGCAAAGGACTTACAGCCATTTGTGCTCTCcgacatccaagcaagcaatcctgATGTAAGAGCAGTACGAAAGGCTTGGTTAAAGGTTGTAAGAATGGGTAAAGAGTGTGGAAAGAGAAACATTCTTGCCAAAGAACCTTACACGCAATGGGTGAAAGAAAGAGTTGAGAAAATCCAGTTGCCATATATCTTAAAGGCTCCAGCTCTTCCTAAAACTCCTGAGCCCGAGCCCATACtccctgaggacatggagaaactcGTTACTAAGGTTAAGGAGCTCGAAGTGGAGAATGCCGAATTACGAATTTAG